The following are encoded together in the Cicer arietinum cultivar CDC Frontier isolate Library 1 chromosome 2, Cicar.CDCFrontier_v2.0, whole genome shotgun sequence genome:
- the LOC140919385 gene encoding uncharacterized protein, with protein sequence MTLSPHISQSIICIDSSFDLKSDLRDRFTKGNHFRLSDLLCDLHSIKQGDHNLSTLFTDFKILWDDHEDLRPTPSFKDQEYVTCFLKGLNGNYSNIRTQILLMEKLPSISKVYYLVVQQEPASNLFPPDFAFFSVNFGNTNYRNTQKVGRGRGRAQPKSQMFCTHCHKINHTVNSCYFKLCFPSGYRSNKNHNPNPLPPPETKSTPPSNSIPKDHSPSVSKQDYHYLVNLLQSSKKETSTTSSSQK encoded by the exons ATGACTTTATCACCACACATTTCACAAAGCATCATTTGCATCGACTCTTCCTTTGATCTAAAGTCCGATTTACGTGATAGGTTCACCAAAGGTAATCATTTCCGTCTTTCTGATCTTCTATGTGACCTTCACTCAATTAAACAAGGAGATCACAATTTGTCAACTTTATTTACCGATTTTAAGATTCTTTGGGATGACCACGAAGATTTGCGCCCAACACCTTC CTTCAAAGATCAAGAATACGTCACTTGTTTCCTCAAAGGATTGAATGGCAATTATTCCAACATCCGCACTCAAATTCTTCTCATGGAGAAATTACCCTCCATTAGCAAAGTATATTATTTGGTTGTTCAACAAGAACCTGCATCCAATTTGTTTCCTCCCGACTTTGCTTTTTTCAGTGTGAATTTTGGAAATACCAATTATCGTAATACACAAAAAGTTGGACGTGGTAGAGGACGTGCTCAACCAAAGTCTCAAATGTTCTGCACACATTGCCATAAAATCAATCACACAGTGAATTCTTGTTACTTCAAACTTTGCTTTCCGTCTGGGTACCGCTCAAATAAAAACCATAATCCTAATCCACTTCCTCCTCCTGAAACCAAGTCTACTCCACCATCCAATTCAATTCCAAAAGACCACTCTCCTTCAGTTTCAAAGCAAGATTATCATTACTTGGTTAATCTTCTTCAGTCATCGAAAAAGGAGACCTCAACCACTTCTTCATCACAAAAATAA
- the LOC105852930 gene encoding floral homeotic protein APETALA 2-like, translating into MVEMFSALYLIGDIHKSCLVVHPSRFLIVLAFLFFRAYDRAAIKLCGVDADINFNVSDYDDDIKQMSNFMKEEFVHILR; encoded by the exons ATGGTTGAGATGTTTAGTGCTTTATACTTAATTGGAGATATACACAAATCCTGTTTAGTGGTTCATCCTTCACGGTTCTTGATCGTtcttgcttttttatttttcag GGCATATGATCGAGCTGCAATCAAGTTATGTGGTGTTGATGCGGATATCAATTTCAACGTTAGCGATTATGATGATGATATAAAGCAG ATGAGTAACTTTATGAAGGAAGAGTTTGTGCATATTCTGCGTTGA